Part of the Lucilia cuprina isolate Lc7/37 chromosome 5, ASM2204524v1, whole genome shotgun sequence genome is shown below.
aaatctttggttttttcttttttggcagAAAGCATGATATAACAGAGAAATTGGCTCAAGTTCTTCAGATCCACaaagtagtttttaaatttgaaaagttttctatctatatatctctctatctatctattttgttttataattcctcaagaaaatattaaataatttttccagTATGCCTAATAATAAAAGGACAGgtgaataatatttatgtatcaACTTACTTTTAGATTTTATAGTACTACATCTAAATACTTAAGAAATTAAGACTATCTCGATAAATTGTTGTATTAACAACAacctttaataataaatttcctaaaaacaattgcaaaactctttttaaaaatgaatgtaaaaaaacacattgtTAAGAACGGAAATACGGATTAtttttataagagaaaaaagCAACTGTTACATAAAGACATACTTTTTTGTATGAATAATGAATTTGTACATACAGAAGACTACATATACGAACGAGAATATCCCAGGAGATTGTTAACCAgtcaaaaaatatacttttactactaaccaatttttgtggtatttgttttgaaaatgcgAATAGGAGTGATATGTGAAGTaacgtaattttttaaattaatgtaacaTTGAACTAacttacataatttttaaatatttcgaatttaagttttaattttcgaatttaaagaatatactttaaaattaatgaaattttaaactaaacatgTTTCGATTTAATGTTCCAATTTTCTTAAGgtttttataaatcttaaattatGGAGATTTTTCTAACagcattaaaaattgtttacagtaatttaataaaatatattaataaaaaaagtttttgaaatattagtaatatttttaaacgctactcgtaaatttaaaaagagaaataattttgttttgtttgttgggATGCATTTTTAGGACTCATTTTCATAGTATATGCACAACTTCATAGCGCATATTTACTACAAGTCTAGTATAACtcaaaatttttcgtttttaaataggagatataaaaaatacatgttCGAAGCCTTAGGGCTTTGATCTGTATTGTTCAATTGAAGATTTACAATACCATGCAGGTTATGCAATGATGTTGAGGAACTAGACAGGATAggatatataattttgtaactgTCCAAGAAATAGCTTTGAAACAATTTCACAACGAACTGAGAAGTTTTGCTCGGTCTAAACTAAGTATTCTGCAGGGTGTCTACTACTGTTCAAAAGGTATTTGAAtatagtaaaatgaaataaatcctTCAAAGCTTTTTTCTCCTAACGATGTTTTTTAAGTTGTGCCAATCTTGTAGTAAATGAgcaatatatacatacgtatgtatgtatatgactgACTGTCTGtgtttttgctttatattaCTGGCTGCAACATCTTTTATATAATTGCGATAATGTTTGTATGTTGACTGAATGTCTGATAGTGTTGATTGTTCTTTTGTTGGATACATTTAACGTTCATTGAATATACATTTCAATAGATTCCAGTTTAAATTCATGCTTCTTTTTCTGAAAGAcacctttttcataaaaagcaaatttataaTGTGGCATGAAATAATGTGTATATAGTAACATCTGTTCTTTAAAAGGGTTTATGCaaagtttatataatttgaatgcttttgttttcttttatttaataccGGATATGATAACAATAAGGTAGGGGATACTAATTCGTAATATCATTTGGTTATTTATATCAGAGGAATGGATCCGTATTCAtcaaattattgataaaaatatcttttattttacagaaatattttaCCTGTTCCTTCTGGTGGTTTTATCTGGCAAATCCTTTATacattagttaaaaatattcaatcgTAACTTTTTCGCATCATATTAcggtttttaaatttattattaacaaaccttttatgtcttttttaaatatttatcattatttattagGACTTCCTTCcgtttattgactttttttggATTACAACACGTGTTTTCCACTATACATATGAACTAGAcagtgaaagaaaaaaatggatGATAcatctgttttaattttatctttgttgttattattattattgcaagattaaagaaaaagttatagATTCATATGGCTACCGCCAAGTTAATCAATTtacgtttatatacatatatacatacatacatacatacatacatacatacatacatacatacatacatacatacatatatatttatttaaagttaaacagAGTAATATTTCTCAGACTCTGTGGAATACTACATATCACAATGGATGTCTAATGAGTAAATTggtaatgtaataaaattatttatcagCCCATGtgtaaataagtttataaaattacaacaattgttgtttaaaataatcCATCCGCACATCTTTGCTGAAATCTatacaagttttaaaatattgaaaaaataaagggaaaacttgttttttgatTCTGGATCTCGTTTTTAGCCTGAATCATCTCGTATTCCCTACTGTCTCACGTACTAGTATTCCTgcagaaagtttttttaattacatatataGGTACATTGGTTTTGgttttcatatgtatatacatgcatacatacatatgtatgtatttattctGGTTCATAcattgattttgtttgttttttattttgctgcTGCTCTGGTTTTGCGGTTCTTATAAATGTGCACCTTGTATACGTGCTTTTAAATCGATTTCCGGTCTGATATATTATTACGTACATATGTACTACATACAGCAGTGTACGATAAAATATACCTGACCCaccaaatgtttataatttaagatctcaaaaaaatattttgtgtaactCCACGCAAGTAACCGTCCGATAGAGGACAATTGACGAAAAATTATTGAACTTTCGACCGGAATTAAATTCCGTAGTACAAACATGAACCCacattcttaaaataattttaacaaaattaattttaaatatgtagttcaaaaatttatttttatagcttttaCACAATATTAATTACTAATAAGTATTTAcagcaaaaacttaaattgataAGTAATGAGATAATCATTTCGACCTAACCCTAAGTGCGTGTTTGATTTATCAGATATAAGGAGATTAATTGTTCGTCCCGTATGCTTATCCTGCTTCACTTAAGGATATGTCTGCTACAAATTCAGCATTTTTTTCAACGCATTcctatattttgtttaaaaattttcaacaggcttattttaccaaaatttaaaatattgtaaaatatatttaaacacatacattgttttaatatttttttaataaatgttggcATTTCTTCACTGTTTAGAATTTGTAGTGTGTGTCATACGATTTTATaataagtttattaattttatttcaacgaCCTCGccccaattttaaataaaattaaaaattgtctatagtATTCCACTCATTTTAGTTTTGGCAATTTTATgtactaaataaattatattaatacttaaTATACAGGAAGTCACGTTGTAATTTCCTTTCCTTTAGtcttctttttcttaaacaaaaccaaaatgaagtatgtaaataaatatacgtacatactctaaacaaatatgtacattttacGATGTAATGTGTGTACTCGTAAAGTATTGAATGTCAACTTGCATTTTCCTGTCGATTAAAAACAGTCATCGCtattaaaatagtaaattattatacataattagatgtttttgtaatatttttacttcattTCGATCCcttatttgttgttaatttatttgaatattattaccagggaaaccgaaaacatgctctaaaaaaagtgttttaagcgctttaaatatgccgtaaaaaactcaaaatatactcttaaaatttaaaaaatatgctNNNNNNNNNNNNNNNNNNNNNNNNNNNNNNNNNNNNNNNNNNNNNNNNNNNNNNNNNNNNNNNNNNNNNNNNNNNNNNNNNNNNNNNNNNNNNNNNNNNNgatgccaaaattcttaaattggtctgaaacgtataaatatcttatccatgagtccatacgacgcaccacaaaaaacatgcatttgcatattttggtttccctgattattacgttttgaatatttttaatgtgtaaTGTATAATAATTATGTGGTAATGAAGTGTCTGTTAGCCCTTTTAGGAAAAACGCTGTAcaaattcacatacatacaaggatatttaattataaattaattataataattgtgTTGTTCAAAAGTAGGAAGTTGTTCTAATTTGAACGACATCTTTTTttacaatacatatatattaatacaATGTATTTGCTATTTATATGGGATttctattttgttatttttcaggAGAAGCTAAAAATCTTAGTAGTCGGAATGCGGCAAATACAAGTTGCAGCACACAAGGTACCCGCGATGTTTATTGCACAATCGCGTTGGATCAGGAGGAGATTTGTCGAACACCCACCATAGAACGTACGCTGTCGCCGTTTTTTGGCGAAGAGTATCAATTTAAAATACCACGACGATTTCGCTACCTGTCTGTGTATGTATGGGATCGAGATAGACACATGAAACAGGACAAACCGATCGGTAAGATAGCGATAAAGCGAGAAGAGTTGCACATGTACAATCATAAAGATCACTGGTTTTCATTAAGACCGGTTGATTCGGACTCCGAAGTACAAGGCATGGCACACATTGAAGTACAATTCGAAGATACGCCATCTCAAATTCACGACCAGCGAATTAATCTCCTGCGGCCGGGTGACTATGAACGAAGTAACAGTGATATGATCGAGGAGCTGGTACAGCATCAggcgttacaaaatgattataaAGAGAACAGTGAACTGAGCAATATACAACGAAGTAATGCCCAGAAGAGTGGCATTAGGACTACAAGTGTAGGAAGTACTAGTAGTGGTGGACTGTTCGGAAACAACCAGCATCAGAATACCGAACACGGCACCAATTGGAAGAATGCATCGCTGTCGACAGCTGGTGGAAAGCACTCACGTGTCACAATACGTGTACCTGAATGTACCGATTTGGCGAAGAAGAATGGAACTTGTGATCCGTATGTTGTATGTACAGCATTGTACTCCAACAAGCGTCAGATCTCTAAACGCACTAAGTTACGAAAGAAAACTGTAAATCCGGAGTTTGACGAATTGATGAGTTTTGATCTATGCATTGACTCTGAGCCCACAGCGTCAGCAAAGTCCTCTCACAATCAGTACGATTCTAGTAGTGGAGGCGGTACAATAAATTCGAATAAGGCCTATACAATTTATCCCGTGGGAGGAGCTGATCTCTGTGAGATAACCGTGACTGTGTGGCACGATGCATCTGGCATGTCTGACAAGGTGTTCCTGGGAGAAGTAAAATTACCCATGCGAAATAAACAGCAACAAAGTGCTGTGCAACCGTCCGCCTGGTATTATCTCCAACCTAGATCGTTGGGGTCAACTTCTCGCGCTGTAAATACAAATACGCGTTCGTGTGCCACACCGCCAGGAACGCGGCTGAGTGGAGATAGCACGATTGGCTCATTACGTCTCAAAATCCTGTACACCGCTGACCATGTATTCCCGCTTGCCACGTACGATGATCTTATGAATCTGCTGCTGGAGTCGGTGGACCAACGACCCATTATGCTGTCATCGGTTTTCATACTTGGAGAGCTGGTGTCATGCAAAACCGACGTTTCACAACCACTGGTTCGACTCTTCACACACACCGGCCGCATTGCACCCATAATCAAAGCTTTGGCCGACCACGAGATCTCAAACTTAACCGATCCTACAACAATATTTCGTGGCAACACTTTAGTGTCAAAAATGATGGACGAGGCGATGCGTCTGTCGGGCCTTCACTATTTACATCAAACGTTGCGGCCCGTTCTTGCGCAAATACTTGCTGAGAAAAAACCATGTGAAATTGATCCGTCCAAAGTTAAAGACCGCTCAGCTGTCGACACGAATCTACATCATTTGCAAGACTATGTCGAGAGAGTATTTGAGGCTATAACAAAAAGTGCAGTACGTTGTCCAAAGGTGTTGTGCCAAATATTCCATGATTTGCGTGAATGTGCCGGCAGACATTTTCCCCACAACAGAGAAGTACGTTATTCTGTAGTGTcgggttttatatttttgcgtTTTTTCGCGCCTGCCATTTTAGGACCGAAACTATTTGACTTGACTACTGAACCATTGGTAAGAAGCTTTTTCCCtcgacaaacaaaaaaaatatatattttaaaatacatacaaatataattgattttCCTTTCAGGACTGCCAAACAAACCGGACTTTGACATTGATTTCGAAAACCATACAATCTTTGGGAAATTTAGTAAGTTCGCGATCTTCACAGCAACCCTGTAAAGAAGAGTACACCGGTCAGTTGTATAAGAAATTCTGCACAGAAAAGCATGTTGAGGCCGTGAAAACCTTTCTTGAAAGCATTTCAACACCCTGCGCCGACGAAGTTAGCCCAACACATGAAACGAGTAGTTTATTTCCAGTTGGAGAAAATAATTTGGAGCCAGTATTACTTAAGGAGGGGTAAGTGTTCATCTTTGTCGTTTTTACATGTTTTATCTTATAATTATTTACACATaaacatacttttatttttggtgccatgttttatttttattaatatgaatatttttatatcctctTTCCTCATGCACTTTCTATAAACACTCAAAAATCTCATTTACACTCACCCACTTACCTGTGAACCAAACTAAATCACCCCAACTCCTGTTATTGCGAATTGATTAACaaaattgctttaattaaaatgcatttacatttaaaatcataaaaaatgtgtaacatCAAAATTTCTGTATAACAAATTACAAAAGAGAGGGGTaaggaataaaaaaatgtttatttaataactacATATTTTATCTATTTCAATTTATTGGCTTTGTAAATATGTTACGTTAGatgtttcttaaatatttatgaaatttatttaacttacaatatatttattttttttttgttaataaaactagCATGATGACAAAGTATCCTCAATGTCGTAAACGCTTTGGACGACGTCCTTTTAAGCAACGCTATTTTCGTTTAACCACCCAATCTTTAAGTTATGCCAAATCAAAAGGCAAACAAACCATCTGTGATATACCGCTGGCTGAAATTGAACGCGTCgaacaattaaatgaaaaaagttttaaaatgcaaaattgcTTTAAGGTAAGTTCACTTCATTTTATCAATAACGACACACAAAATGTAAAATCCTAGAAAATCTGACAAAAATCTGACAAATTGTGAATCAAGCGCAAACTTGCCCCAATATATGTAATTGATTAATAAAGTTAATTGATTATAATCTCTAATAATTATTAGAGAAATAGTGTGTAATAAATAATCAATAAGACATTGTGATATTACAGAATAcgggtataaatatataacagtcatttaacaaacaaatttttgaaaaatggttCATGAAAAATAGATCTGTTGAATTGGAATTtgttagtaaaaatattataaaagttgaaaattagtttattgtaaatatacatttatctTACAGCCATCTAAATACACTCTATGCAAATTATGTATTGTTTTGTATTAAGGTGAAAtcatgttaaaagaaaaatactacaCAGTATAAAATTGCTGACGATAGTCTGTCGTCTCTCTTGAAGACTTTTCCTatccataattatgttaaattttttttcttcatcatcTTCTTTTGCATATTATATATGAACATTATTGTTTGATTGTAGTGTGTACCTcagattgttttattaaaaggtTGGAATTCACACGCTGTCTTATATTTTGTCTTTGGTACAAGAGTACAAGAGTTCCAATTCTTGTACTTGTTTAAAACaatacttttcaaaaatatgtttcttaTGTTGTGTAAAATGAACAATCGTcgcataatatatttaaatatattatatatagtagtttaagtttttaacattgttgtcatcgttttttttttttatttttatttattacaaaatttccctttttaaaatgttgttttaattataattgtgGGGGCCAAAACTTAATTGGCTTCTAGAGTATGAGTTTCTTACACacagacatatgtatatatttatctaGTATTCTCATCATTGTGAAGGAAATAATGTGTGTatgaaaagttttactttttaaatacatGTACATtcattgttataccctacaccactatagtggagatgttttatacgtttgtgctgatatttgtaacgtaCAAATACTATTGGTcctacccaccttaaagtataccgatcgacttagaatcactttctgagtcgtcTGAAAGATatttaaaccttgtgcgcaagatacaggTCGCAAATTTCAAGATATTTTAATGAACGAGGGAcaatgtttattgaaaatagttgagatcggtccattattttacctagcccacTTACAACTtcacctcccgatttgggcatatactcctatataaagcatcaatatcatatggtcgaccatgcccgactatattttcatatatgtttttatttatatttatactgtGATCCAATTggttgctttttttaatttaaaaatgttaatataaattaaataaacgtaAATCTAGTGCACGATTACCACTTTTTAATTGACTCCAGGTGAATTTGATTCAAATGAAATTGACGTACAACACtaagctttttaaattaaattctacaAACTCCTGACAATGTAAAAAGATGTGTATCCTCGACACActgtgtatataaattttttatcaaatacagTCCTTGACTATGCTGGTTTTGAAGAATAATTTGTTTATCATATGTCAGCTGTTCACAGAAAAGCTTTACAAGTCTAGTAATATTCATCCATGATATTTTCATGActacataaattgttttaatacggaatttaataagattttttattttttagatcgTACGAAAGGAACGTTCCCTTATTGTACAAACAACTAATTGTGTTGAAGAACGGGAATGGATTGATCTCTTGCACAAAATTTGCTTAACTAATTCAATACGATCGCAATACTTTCATCCATCGGCTTTTGTGAATGGCGTATACAGCTGTTGCGATCGTTCCGATGAAAATGCTCCCGGTTGTAAGAATGTCTCACCAGAGGCAATGGACTACTTTCAAATGGATTTAATAACAGCATTGGATCCTGCGTTAGATTTACAACGAATACACACATTAATCATGTCTCATATGCCGCAGCTGGAAGCATTTCTCGATCAGACAGTGGTTTTCCATcagatacaacaacaacataatccACTGGTGGCGACGGCTATGGCCTTTCAGCAGCAATCTCCACATgcttatggaaaatttaaagcaaCAATAATGCAGCTGCGTGAAGTGGCATATGTGATTGATAAGGATCATCGAAATTATAAGCAGGGAATAGCACGTGAGTTGAAATATGGCAGTCGGCAGGCACCGATAGGCGATGataattatttacatatgaTGCGTGCAGCGGGACACATGAAtttacaacagcaacagcagcaacaacaccaacaaatgcaacagcagcaacaacaacaagtattGCCGGAAATGCAGTTGGTAATGGCATATCCGTATcaccagcagcaacagcagcaactcCAACAACATGGAAATATGAACGCATATTTTATGCACAATTTACAGTCcgcacaacagcagcaacaacaaagacaacaacatcaacagcagcaacctTTTTATCAACAGCAAACAatacagcagcaacagcaacagcaacttAACAACAATCAACACCATTTATTGCGTGCCGCTGCCATGGTACATCACCATCATTCACACCCGACCGCAACACCATCCTCTAGCAATTCATCAACGACTTCAAGCATAGCACACACACTGACGCCGACATCTAGCATTTACATACGCGACACCCTTAACGTCGAACGCTATGCAAACAAATGCTAAAATCATTTGTTACTGTCCTAAACTATAGGTGCAGTTCAACAATACTTTCATTCTTCTACATGATACTTATCATCATCTCATTATAATctcctttatatttttaatcgaTATGATCAACCCCACCAACCAAACTTACACCTTACATCTTGCATTTGTAACATAAATTACACAACTCTGCATTATTCAGATTACATATCCATCATCaggcacacacacatacatcataaattaatgtttaagcAGTATTCAGATGTCATTCTCGCCAATTCAATTTTATTAGTGCGCACTTCCAGCAGATTAGATTAATTAATTTGATCGTTTTTAAGTTTGACTGACTACTTTTCATTATAAATCAATGAAAATTTGCGCAAAACTTTGACTGTTTACTGACTAGAATCTTTTTCTCATTTTGGACATTTTACACATTTCTTGAAGTAGATACAGTCGTCATGCATTATTTTTCGCATTTACACTTGTGCTCATGAAGACAGTATTATATAATCTGCATCTGGTCAGTATCTTCCCCTAAAAAGCAATTACTTTTGAAAAAGATTAATGCAACAGCCcacaataaataattgaaaagctGCACAACAAAATGCAGCAGCGTTTTCTTTTTCCCGCTTTCTTTCCATTTATTGAACAAACTAACGAGTGAATGTAATTCATGTTACAAGACAagagaatttatttttactataaataaatgtaaaaacaagAATTCTAAAAGCTAAAAAGTTCAAattatgtatagaaaattttgatttattttaataaaatattaaatatgtatgttttttttataaatacatataaaaatatattgtatgtaaaCTAGTTGTATCTGTGTTAATACTATTATTGacatcatatacatacatccaaacagacaaacagacatgATCATACGGatgtaaatagaattttaaataaatattacatatgtataattacaTTAGTTTACAACTCGTAAGAAGATAAATTATGTCCTTCTTCCTTCTAAAAATCTGTGCATGAATGAACAAGAAACAAGTATActgaataaaagaaaactaatatttaGAGTTGTACATGAATTGTATTTAATACGTCTAACATtactattattataattataattattatttgtataactATCGgtttaacattattaaaactttatataatataaatatattatttataggtattaattgtaaattaatatttttataataacttaaat
Proteins encoded:
- the LOC111685536 gene encoding GTPase-activating protein isoform X1 is translated as MHLKKKRYMNEERDDPTTDTTSISYGSNMADNTREVRIEEQLKVKIGEAKNLSSRNAANTSCSTQGTRDVYCTIALDQEEICRTPTIERTLSPFFGEEYQFKIPRRFRYLSVYVWDRDRHMKQDKPIGKIAIKREELHMYNHKDHWFSLRPVDSDSEVQGMAHIEVQFEDTPSQIHDQRINLLRPGDYERSNSDMIEELVQHQALQNDYKENSELSNIQRSNAQKSGIRTTSVGSTSSGGLFGNNQHQNTEHGTNWKNASLSTAGGKHSRVTIRVPECTDLAKKNGTCDPYVVCTALYSNKRQISKRTKLRKKTVNPEFDELMSFDLCIDSEPTASAKSSHNQYDSSSGGGTINSNKAYTIYPVGGADLCEITVTVWHDASGMSDKVFLGEVKLPMRNKQQQSAVQPSAWYYLQPRSLGSTSRAVNTNTRSCATPPGTRLSGDSTIGSLRLKILYTADHVFPLATYDDLMNLLLESVDQRPIMLSSVFILGELVSCKTDVSQPLVRLFTHTGRIAPIIKALADHEISNLTDPTTIFRGNTLVSKMMDEAMRLSGLHYLHQTLRPVLAQILAEKKPCEIDPSKVKDRSAVDTNLHHLQDYVERVFEAITKSAVRCPKVLCQIFHDLRECAGRHFPHNREVRYSVVSGFIFLRFFAPAILGPKLFDLTTEPLDCQTNRTLTLISKTIQSLGNLVSSRSSQQPCKEEYTGQLYKKFCTEKHVEAVKTFLESISTPCADEVSPTHETSSLFPVGENNLEPVLLKEGEGMMTKYPQCRKRFGRRPFKQRYFRLTTQSLSYAKSKGKQTICDIPLAEIERVEQLNEKSFKMQNCFKIVRKERSLIVQTTNCVEEREWIDLLHKICLTNSIRSQYFHPSAFVNGVYSCCDRSDENAPGCKNVSPEAMDYFQMDLITALDPALDLQRIHTLIMSHMPQLEAFLDQTVVFHQIQQQHNPLVATAMAFQQQSPHAYGKFKATIMQLREVAYVIDKDHRNYKQGIARELKYGSRQAPIGDDNYLHMMRAAGHMNLQQQQQQQHQQMQQQQQQQVLPEMQLVMAYPYHQQQQQQLQQHGNMNAYFMHNLQSAQQQQQQRQQHQQQQPFYQQQTIQQQQQQQLNNNQHHLLRAAAMVHHHHSHPTATPSSSNSSTTSSIAHTLTPTSSIYIRDTLNVERYANKC
- the LOC111685536 gene encoding GTPase-activating protein isoform X2: MHLKKKRYMNEERDDPTTDTTSISYGSNMADNTREVRIEEQLKVKIGEAKNLSSRNAANTSCSTQGTRDVYCTIALDQEEICRTPTIERTLSPFFGEEYQFKIPRRFRYLSVYVWDRDRHMKQDKPIGKIAIKREELHMYNHKDHWFSLRPVDSDSEVQGMAHIEVQFEDTPSQIHDQRINLLRPGDYERSNSDMIEELVQHQALQNDYKENSELSNIQRSNAQKSGIRTTSVGSTSSGGLFGNNQHQNTEHGTNWKNASLSTAGGKHSRVTIRVPECTDLAKKNGTCDPYVVCTALYSNKRQISKRTKLRKKTVNPEFDELMSFDLCIDSEPTASAKSSHNQYDSSSGGGTINSNKAYTIYPVGGADLCEITVTVWHDASGMSDKVFLGEVKLPMRNKQQQSAVQPSAWYYLQPRSLGSTSRAVNTNTRSCATPPGTRLSGDSTIGSLRLKILYTADHVFPLATYDDLMNLLLESVDQRPIMLSSVFILGELVSCKTDVSQPLVRLFTHTGRIAPIIKALADHEISNLTDPTTIFRGNTLVSKMMDEAMRLSGLHYLHQTLRPVLAQILAEKKPCEIDPSKVKDRSAVDTNLHHLQDYVERVFEAITKSAVRCPKVLCQIFHDLRECAGRHFPHNREVRYSVVSGFIFLRFFAPAILGPKLFDLTTEPLDCQTNRTLTLISKTIQSLGNLVSSRSSQQPCKEEYTGQLYKKFCTEKHVEAVKTFLESISTPCADEVSPTHETSSLFPVGENNLEPVLLKEGMMTKYPQCRKRFGRRPFKQRYFRLTTQSLSYAKSKGKQTICDIPLAEIERVEQLNEKSFKMQNCFKIVRKERSLIVQTTNCVEEREWIDLLHKICLTNSIRSQYFHPSAFVNGVYSCCDRSDENAPGCKNVSPEAMDYFQMDLITALDPALDLQRIHTLIMSHMPQLEAFLDQTVVFHQIQQQHNPLVATAMAFQQQSPHAYGKFKATIMQLREVAYVIDKDHRNYKQGIARELKYGSRQAPIGDDNYLHMMRAAGHMNLQQQQQQQHQQMQQQQQQQVLPEMQLVMAYPYHQQQQQQLQQHGNMNAYFMHNLQSAQQQQQQRQQHQQQQPFYQQQTIQQQQQQQLNNNQHHLLRAAAMVHHHHSHPTATPSSSNSSTTSSIAHTLTPTSSIYIRDTLNVERYANKC